From a region of the Alnus glutinosa chromosome 1, dhAlnGlut1.1, whole genome shotgun sequence genome:
- the LOC133862703 gene encoding DUF21 domain-containing protein At4g33700-like isoform X1 produces the protein MEEDDLPCCQPLFWAYLIICLVLLAFAGITSGLALGLLSFSQVDLEVLIKAGQPEAQKNATKVMPVVKNEHLLLCTLLTGKSLAMAALPIFMDSIQPAWVAILVSTALVLAFVEIIPQALCSRYALSLGAKLATFVSLLLLVFFPVSYPISKLLDWFFGKGHGSLLRRAELKTLVDLHANEAGRGGELSLHETSIITGALDLTEKTAKDAMTPISEAFSLDINSKLDMHTMGLIMSKGHSRIPIYSGYPTNIIGVILVKNLIFCRPEEEIPIKYTAIRKIPRVYDNWPLYDVLHLFEKGHCHMAVVIQSKEDANNIANNAIGNTNMFTINTNSSSYPLPAEHRELSSIDEKEYLSNSTDASSLFSTDTDYYSAVMTNFIEQDGNLHPQYKQRERGGGKTLQDYLESHRGNLEEEVIGIITMQDVIEELLQEDILDETDHYVNVHNRIRINLISSIRSSSRSSRRSSTSNIHGRTPEPSPLHSCASFRDLPFYAAPSHKSHSIFLP, from the exons ATGGAAGAGGATGACTTGCCATGTTGCCAGCCCTTGTTTTGGGCGTATCTAATAATATGTTTAGTACTTTTGGCATTTGCAGGTATCACTTCAGGCCTTGCTTTGGGACTCTTGTCCTTCAGCCAAGTTGATCTTGAGGTCCTCATTAAGGCTGGGCAGCCAGAAGCACAGAAGAATGCAACAAAGGTTATGCCAGTTGTTAAAAACGAGCATTTACTTTTATGTACCCTCCTCACCGGAAAATCGCTAGCAATGGCG GCACTGCCCATTTTCATGGACTCAATTCAACCGGCTTGGGTTGCCATTCTAGTGTCAACGGCCCTTGTACTTGCATTTGTAGAG ATCATCCCCCAAGCCCTGTGTTCTCGTTATGCACTGAGTCTTGGTGCAAAACTTGCTACCTTTGTTAGTCTGCTTCTGCTGGTCTTCTTCCCTGTATCATATCCAATCAGTAAG CTCTTAGATTGGTTTTTTGGGAAAGGTCATGGTTCACTATTAAGACGAGCAGAGCTGAAGACATTGGTGGATTTGCATGCAAATGAG GCAGGGAGAGGTGGAGAGTTATCACTTCATGAAACTTCTATTATTACCGGTGCTttggatttaacagaaaaaacTGCTAAAGATGCCATGACACCTATATCAGAGGCCTTTTCTCTTGATATAAATTCCAAACTCGATAT GCATACAATGGGTTTAATAATGAGCAAAGGTCACAGTCGTATACCAATCTACTCTGGATATCCAACAAATATCATTGGCGTCATTCTG GTTAAGAATTTGATCTTCTGCCGCCCTGAAGAAGAAATTCCAATAAAATATACGGCAATCAGGAAAATTCCTAG GGTATATGACAATTGGCCACTCTATGATGTACTGCATTTATTTGAGAAGGGTCACTGCCATATGGCTGTTGTTATTCAGAGCAAGGAGGATGCTAACAACATAGCAAATAATGCAATCGGCAACACTAACATGTTTACCATAAATACTAATTCCAGTTCATATCCACTGCCTGCAGAGCACAGAG AATTATCTTCAATTGATGAGAAAGAGTATCTGAGTAACTCCACAGATGCATCTTCTCTTTTTTCGACTGACACAGACTATTATAGTGCTGTAATGACAAATTTCATTGAGCAAGATGGAAATTTGCATCCCCAGTATAAACAACGGGAACGAGGGGGTGGAAAAACTTTACAGGATTATCTAGAATCTCATCGAGGAAATTTGGAGGAGGAGGTCATTGGAATCATCACAATGCAAGATGTTATAGAGGAACTGCTACAG GAAGATATACTGGATGAAACTGACCACTATGTCAACGTTCACAACAG AATTAGAATCAATCTGATATCTTCAATAAGATCATCATCAAGGTCTTCAAGAAGATCTTCTACTTCTAATATTCATGGGAGAACTCCAGAACCATCTCCACTACACTCTTGTGCATCATTCAGGGATTTACCTTTTTATGCAGCCCCCAGTCACAAGAGCCACTCCATATTCCTCCCCTGA
- the LOC133862703 gene encoding DUF21 domain-containing protein At5g52790-like isoform X2, which produces MEEDDLPCCQPLFWAYLIICLVLLAFAGITSGLALGLLSFSQVDLEVLIKAGQPEAQKNATKVMPVVKNEHLLLCTLLTGKSLAMAALPIFMDSIQPAWVAILVSTALVLAFVEIIPQALCSRYALSLGAKLATFVSLLLLVFFPVSYPISKLLDWFFGKGHGSLLRRAELKTLVDLHANEAGRGGELSLHETSIITGALDLTEKTAKDAMTPISEAFSLDINSKLDMHTMGLIMSKGHSRIPIYSGYPTNIIGVILVKNLIFCRPEEEIPIKYTAIRKIPRVYDNWPLYDVLHLFEKGHCHMAVVIQSKEDANNIANNAIGNTNMFTINTNSSSYPLPAEHRELSSIDEKEYLSNSTDASSLFSTDTDYYSAVMTNFIEQDGNLHPQYKQRERGGGKTLQDYLESHRGNLEEEVIGIITMQDVIEELLQIYWMKLTTMSTFTTELESI; this is translated from the exons ATGGAAGAGGATGACTTGCCATGTTGCCAGCCCTTGTTTTGGGCGTATCTAATAATATGTTTAGTACTTTTGGCATTTGCAGGTATCACTTCAGGCCTTGCTTTGGGACTCTTGTCCTTCAGCCAAGTTGATCTTGAGGTCCTCATTAAGGCTGGGCAGCCAGAAGCACAGAAGAATGCAACAAAGGTTATGCCAGTTGTTAAAAACGAGCATTTACTTTTATGTACCCTCCTCACCGGAAAATCGCTAGCAATGGCG GCACTGCCCATTTTCATGGACTCAATTCAACCGGCTTGGGTTGCCATTCTAGTGTCAACGGCCCTTGTACTTGCATTTGTAGAG ATCATCCCCCAAGCCCTGTGTTCTCGTTATGCACTGAGTCTTGGTGCAAAACTTGCTACCTTTGTTAGTCTGCTTCTGCTGGTCTTCTTCCCTGTATCATATCCAATCAGTAAG CTCTTAGATTGGTTTTTTGGGAAAGGTCATGGTTCACTATTAAGACGAGCAGAGCTGAAGACATTGGTGGATTTGCATGCAAATGAG GCAGGGAGAGGTGGAGAGTTATCACTTCATGAAACTTCTATTATTACCGGTGCTttggatttaacagaaaaaacTGCTAAAGATGCCATGACACCTATATCAGAGGCCTTTTCTCTTGATATAAATTCCAAACTCGATAT GCATACAATGGGTTTAATAATGAGCAAAGGTCACAGTCGTATACCAATCTACTCTGGATATCCAACAAATATCATTGGCGTCATTCTG GTTAAGAATTTGATCTTCTGCCGCCCTGAAGAAGAAATTCCAATAAAATATACGGCAATCAGGAAAATTCCTAG GGTATATGACAATTGGCCACTCTATGATGTACTGCATTTATTTGAGAAGGGTCACTGCCATATGGCTGTTGTTATTCAGAGCAAGGAGGATGCTAACAACATAGCAAATAATGCAATCGGCAACACTAACATGTTTACCATAAATACTAATTCCAGTTCATATCCACTGCCTGCAGAGCACAGAG AATTATCTTCAATTGATGAGAAAGAGTATCTGAGTAACTCCACAGATGCATCTTCTCTTTTTTCGACTGACACAGACTATTATAGTGCTGTAATGACAAATTTCATTGAGCAAGATGGAAATTTGCATCCCCAGTATAAACAACGGGAACGAGGGGGTGGAAAAACTTTACAGGATTATCTAGAATCTCATCGAGGAAATTTGGAGGAGGAGGTCATTGGAATCATCACAATGCAAGATGTTATAGAGGAACTGCTACAG ATATACTGGATGAAACTGACCACTATGTCAACGTTCACAACAG AATTAGAATCAATCTGA
- the LOC133862718 gene encoding DUF21 domain-containing protein At5g52790-like isoform X1: MLHAIITCQSVIAFFFSFFCSFLATHSSSNNTMRGDDVPCCKTEFWFFLCICIVLVSFAGIASGLALGLLSFSQVDLEVLIKAGQPQERKNAAKIMSIVKNEHLLLCTLLVGKSLAMEALPIFLDSILPSWAAILMSVTLVLAFAEIIPQAVCSRYGLSLGAKLSTFVRLLLFVFFPISYPISKLLDWLLGKGHSALYRRAELKTLVHLHADKAGKGGELSHHETAIITGALDLTQKTAKDAMTPISETYSLDINSKLDMHTMGLIMSKGHSRIPIYSGSPKNIIGLILVKNLIFCRPEDATPIKFMTIRRIPRVYENWPLYDILNEFQKGHSHMAIVIKCKKDIKDTDHTALGKHTTLDIIINPNSNQMRAEKKGLYSPLDQKEHLSISANSSPLYSSDIDDHSSTPKNVMEQEKYLNSQHKRREQGSEKNLYENLEQISSNSDEEVIGIITMEDVMEELLQEDILDETDEYVDVHNKIRINLRSSRRSSSRSPRRSSASYPYWRTPEPSPLSSYTHILHSPIAPYVQTPLVRPTIYASPGRSIPNSPTGSAGRVHSSPSSHRVSRKLYKKLLHDGGFHKAPI; this comes from the exons ATGCTTCATGCAATTATAACCTGTCAATCTGTcattgcatttttcttttcttttttttgttcattcttGGCCACACATAGTTCATCCAACAACACAATGAGAGGAGATGATGTGCCTTGTTGCAAGACTGAGTTTTGGTTTTTTCTATGCATATGTATCGTCCTTGTGTCATTTGCTGGTATAGCATCAGGCCTGGCTCTGGGACTCCTGTCCTTCAGCCAAGTTGATCTTGAGGTCCTCATTAAGGCTGGTCAGCCCCAAGAGCGGAAGAATGCAG CAAAGATAATGTCAATTGTTAAGAATGAGCATTTACTTTTGTGCACCCTGCTTGTGGGAAAATCACTAGCGATGGAG GCACTTCCAATTTTCCTGGATTCGATACTCCCGTCTTGGGCTGCTATTCTTATGTCAGTTACCCTCGTACTTGCGTTCGCAGAG aTCATCCCTCAAGCTGTCTGTTCCCGGTATGGACTAAGTCTTGGTGCAAAACTGTCTACCTTTGTTCGGCTGCTTCTGTTCGTCTTCTTTCCCATATCATATCCAATCAGTAAG CTGTTGGACTGGCTTCTTGGTAAAGGGCATTCTGCACTTTATAGACGAGCAGAGCTAAAGACATTGGTTCATTTGCATGCGGATAAG GCAGGGAAAGGTGGAGAGTTATCACATCATGAAACTGCCATTATTACTGGTGCTTTAGACTTAACACAGAAGACGGCTAAAGATGCTATGACACCCATCTCTGAAACCTATTCTCTGGACATAAATTCAAAACTTGACAT GCATACAATGGGTTTAATAATGAGCAAAGGTCACAGTCGTATACCTATCTACTCCGGAAgcccaaaaaatattattggCCTTATTCTG GTTAAGAATTTGATCTTCTGCCGCCCTGAAGATGCAACTCCAATTAAATTTATGACTATCAGAAGAATACCTCG GGTATATGAAAATTGGCCACTATATGATATACTGAATGAGTTCCAGAAGGGTCATAGCCACATGGCTATTGTCATCAAGTGTAAGAAGGATATCAAAGACACTGACCATACTGCATTAGGCAAGCATACCACGCTGGATATAATTATCAAtccaaattcaaatcaaatgcGAGCAGAGAAGAAAG GATTATATTCTCCACTTGACCAGAAAGAGCATCTGAGTATCTCCGCAAATTCTTCCCCTTTGTATTCAAGTGATATAGATGATCATAGTTCAACACCAAAGAATGTAATGGAGCAAGAGAAATATTTGAATTCACAGCATAAAAGACGGGAGCAaggaagtgaaaaaaatttatatgaaaatttaGAACAAATATCAAGCAATTCGGATGAGGAGGTCATTGGAATCATAACAATGGAAGATGTTATGGAGGAACTGTTACAG GAAGATATACTGGATGAAACCGATGAATATGTTGATGTACACAACAA AATTAGAATCAACCTGCGATCTTCAAGAAGATCATCATCTAGATCTCCCAGAAGATCTTCTGCTTCCTATCCTTATTGGAGAACTCCTGAGCCATCTCCACTCTCTTCCTACACTCATATACTGCATTCACCAATTGCCCCATATGTACAGACCCCACTAGTAAGACCAACAATATATGCTTCCCCTGGAAGATCTATACCGAATTCTCCTACTGGATCTGCAGGCCGTGTTCACAGCTCGCCATCCTCCCATCGA GTATCAAGAAAGTTGTATAAGAAGCTATTACATGATGGTGGTTTTCATAAAGCTCCAATATAG
- the LOC133862718 gene encoding DUF21 domain-containing protein At5g52790-like isoform X2 encodes MSIVKNEHLLLCTLLVGKSLAMEALPIFLDSILPSWAAILMSVTLVLAFAEIIPQAVCSRYGLSLGAKLSTFVRLLLFVFFPISYPISKLLDWLLGKGHSALYRRAELKTLVHLHADKAGKGGELSHHETAIITGALDLTQKTAKDAMTPISETYSLDINSKLDMHTMGLIMSKGHSRIPIYSGSPKNIIGLILVKNLIFCRPEDATPIKFMTIRRIPRVYENWPLYDILNEFQKGHSHMAIVIKCKKDIKDTDHTALGKHTTLDIIINPNSNQMRAEKKGLYSPLDQKEHLSISANSSPLYSSDIDDHSSTPKNVMEQEKYLNSQHKRREQGSEKNLYENLEQISSNSDEEVIGIITMEDVMEELLQEDILDETDEYVDVHNKIRINLRSSRRSSSRSPRRSSASYPYWRTPEPSPLSSYTHILHSPIAPYVQTPLVRPTIYASPGRSIPNSPTGSAGRVHSSPSSHRVSRKLYKKLLHDGGFHKAPI; translated from the exons ATGTCAATTGTTAAGAATGAGCATTTACTTTTGTGCACCCTGCTTGTGGGAAAATCACTAGCGATGGAG GCACTTCCAATTTTCCTGGATTCGATACTCCCGTCTTGGGCTGCTATTCTTATGTCAGTTACCCTCGTACTTGCGTTCGCAGAG aTCATCCCTCAAGCTGTCTGTTCCCGGTATGGACTAAGTCTTGGTGCAAAACTGTCTACCTTTGTTCGGCTGCTTCTGTTCGTCTTCTTTCCCATATCATATCCAATCAGTAAG CTGTTGGACTGGCTTCTTGGTAAAGGGCATTCTGCACTTTATAGACGAGCAGAGCTAAAGACATTGGTTCATTTGCATGCGGATAAG GCAGGGAAAGGTGGAGAGTTATCACATCATGAAACTGCCATTATTACTGGTGCTTTAGACTTAACACAGAAGACGGCTAAAGATGCTATGACACCCATCTCTGAAACCTATTCTCTGGACATAAATTCAAAACTTGACAT GCATACAATGGGTTTAATAATGAGCAAAGGTCACAGTCGTATACCTATCTACTCCGGAAgcccaaaaaatattattggCCTTATTCTG GTTAAGAATTTGATCTTCTGCCGCCCTGAAGATGCAACTCCAATTAAATTTATGACTATCAGAAGAATACCTCG GGTATATGAAAATTGGCCACTATATGATATACTGAATGAGTTCCAGAAGGGTCATAGCCACATGGCTATTGTCATCAAGTGTAAGAAGGATATCAAAGACACTGACCATACTGCATTAGGCAAGCATACCACGCTGGATATAATTATCAAtccaaattcaaatcaaatgcGAGCAGAGAAGAAAG GATTATATTCTCCACTTGACCAGAAAGAGCATCTGAGTATCTCCGCAAATTCTTCCCCTTTGTATTCAAGTGATATAGATGATCATAGTTCAACACCAAAGAATGTAATGGAGCAAGAGAAATATTTGAATTCACAGCATAAAAGACGGGAGCAaggaagtgaaaaaaatttatatgaaaatttaGAACAAATATCAAGCAATTCGGATGAGGAGGTCATTGGAATCATAACAATGGAAGATGTTATGGAGGAACTGTTACAG GAAGATATACTGGATGAAACCGATGAATATGTTGATGTACACAACAA AATTAGAATCAACCTGCGATCTTCAAGAAGATCATCATCTAGATCTCCCAGAAGATCTTCTGCTTCCTATCCTTATTGGAGAACTCCTGAGCCATCTCCACTCTCTTCCTACACTCATATACTGCATTCACCAATTGCCCCATATGTACAGACCCCACTAGTAAGACCAACAATATATGCTTCCCCTGGAAGATCTATACCGAATTCTCCTACTGGATCTGCAGGCCGTGTTCACAGCTCGCCATCCTCCCATCGA GTATCAAGAAAGTTGTATAAGAAGCTATTACATGATGGTGGTTTTCATAAAGCTCCAATATAG
- the LOC133862731 gene encoding DUF21 domain-containing protein At5g52790-like isoform X2, with the protein MAANDVPCCEPMFWVYLVICVVLVSFAGLMSGLTLGLMSLSHVDLEVIAKAGQPQDRKNAEKILPIVKNHHLLLCTLLICNAMAMEALPIFVDALLPAWASILISVTLILAFGEIIPQSVCSRYGLIVGAKLSLLVRLLVLVFFPISYPISKLLDCLIGEGHYALLRRHELKTLVDMHGIKAGKGGELTHDETTIISGALDMTQKTAKDAMTPISEIFSLDMESKLDEQTTGLILSKGHSRVPIYSESPTNIIGLILVKNLIKLRPEDETPIKDLVIRRIPRVHDRLPLYDLLNEFQKGHSHMAVVIKGVRESTPEKEAKPSPIKLNINLNSRQRHAVRKETDDHQFSGSEINVKLGDNLSPQPKKKREREEGNISIEDLESLANLDEEVIGIITLEDVMEELLQEEILDETDEYVDHDPKKIKINYVTPSRSPSATPDSHFQWRTSLASPLSSYYQTPLSSYNHSPILHSPVSAYLQSPHMRPTLSPSPQKSMPNYPPIYAAGARYSPSLHKVSRTLYEKLRQPDDP; encoded by the exons atggcTGCAAATGATGTTCCATGCTGCGAGCCAATGTTCTGGGTGTATCTAGTCATATGCgtggttcttgtgtcttttgCCGGCCTCATGTCAGGCCTTACCCTAGGACTCATGTCCCTTAGCCATGTTGATCTTGAGGTAATCGCCAAGGCTGGTCAGCCCCAAGACAGGAAGAATGCAG AGAAAATTCTCCCAATCGTCAAGAACCATCACTTACTCCTATGTACCCTACTCATATGCAATGCCATGGCAATGGAG GCCCTTCCCATTTTCGTTGATGCACTTCTTCCAGCTTGGGCCTCTATATTGATATCAGTCACCCTCATACTTGCATTTGGCGAG ATAATCCCTCAATCTGTGTGTTCAAGGTATGGACTAATTGTTGGTGCAAAACTCTCTTTACTAGTTCGGTTGCTTGTCTTGGTCTTCTTTCCTATATCTTACCCCATTAGTAAg CTGTTGGATTGCCTCATCGGAGAAGGGCATTATGCGCTTCTACGACGGCATGAGCTTAAAACATTGGTGGATATGCATGGAATTAag gcagGAAAAGGTGGAGAGTTAACACATGATGAAACTACCATAATTTCTGGAGCTTTGGATATGACACAGAAAACTGCCAAAGATGCTATGACTCCCATATCTGAAATATTTTCGCTTGACATGGAATCGAAACTTGATGA GCAAACAACGGGACTAATATTGAGCAAAGGACATAGTCGTGTACCCATCTACTCTGAAAGCCCCACAAATATCATTGGCCTTATTTTG GTAAAAAATTTGATCAAGCTCCGCCCCGAAGATGAAACACCCATCAAAGATCTTGTTATCAGGAGAATTCCTAG GGTACATGATCGTTTGCCTCTCTACGATTTACTGAATGAATTCCAGAAGGGCCACAGTCACATGGCTGTTGTTATCAAGGGAGTTAGGGAGAGTACTCCTGAGAAGGAAGCCAAGCCTAGCCCAATCaagttaaatattaatttaaattcaaGACAAAGACATGCAGTGAGAAAAG AGACCGATGATCATCAGTTTAGTGGCAGTGAAATTAATGTCAAGCTCGGCGATAATTTAAGCCCACAACCAAAGAAGAAACGGGAGCGAGAAGAAGGAAACATTTCAATTGAAGATTTGGAATCTCTTGCAAATTTAGATGAAGAGGTCATTGGTATCATAACACTGGAGGATGTCATGGAGGAGCTATTGCAG GAGGAAATTCTGGATGAGACAGACGAGTATGTTGATCACGATCCTAAAAA aattaaaatcaattatGTGACACCTTCAAGATCTCCTTCAGCAACACCGGATTCTCATTTCCAATGGCGAACTTCCTTGGCATCCCCACTTTCTTCGTATTACCAGACTCCACTGTCTTCGTATAACCATTCTCCAATACTGCATTCACCAGTTTCAGCATATCTTCAATCTCCACACATGAGACCAACTCTATCTCCTTCCCCTCAAAAATCCATGCCAAATTATCCACCAATATATGCAGCCGGTGCACGCTACTCACCATCCTTGCATAAG GTTTCAAGGACATTATATGAGAAGCTGAGGCAGCCTGACGATCCATAG
- the LOC133862731 gene encoding DUF21 domain-containing protein At5g52790-like isoform X1: MAANDVPCCEPMFWVYLVICVVLVSFAGLMSGLTLGLMSLSHVDLEVIAKAGQPQDRKNAEKILPIVKNHHLLLCTLLICNAMAMEALPIFVDALLPAWASILISVTLILAFGEIIPQSVCSRYGLIVGAKLSLLVRLLVLVFFPISYPISKLLDCLIGEGHYALLRRHELKTLVDMHGIKAGKGGELTHDETTIISGALDMTQKTAKDAMTPISEIFSLDMESKLDEQTTGLILSKGHSRVPIYSESPTNIIGLILVKNLIKLRPEDETPIKDLVIRRIPRVHDRLPLYDLLNEFQKGHSHMAVVIKGVRESTPEKEAKPSPIKLNINLNSRQRHAVRKETDDHQFSGSEINVKLGDNLSPQPKKKREREEGNISIEDLESLANLDEEVIGIITLEDVMEELLQEEILDETDEYVDHDPKNRIKINYVTPSRSPSATPDSHFQWRTSLASPLSSYYQTPLSSYNHSPILHSPVSAYLQSPHMRPTLSPSPQKSMPNYPPIYAAGARYSPSLHKVSRTLYEKLRQPDDP, translated from the exons atggcTGCAAATGATGTTCCATGCTGCGAGCCAATGTTCTGGGTGTATCTAGTCATATGCgtggttcttgtgtcttttgCCGGCCTCATGTCAGGCCTTACCCTAGGACTCATGTCCCTTAGCCATGTTGATCTTGAGGTAATCGCCAAGGCTGGTCAGCCCCAAGACAGGAAGAATGCAG AGAAAATTCTCCCAATCGTCAAGAACCATCACTTACTCCTATGTACCCTACTCATATGCAATGCCATGGCAATGGAG GCCCTTCCCATTTTCGTTGATGCACTTCTTCCAGCTTGGGCCTCTATATTGATATCAGTCACCCTCATACTTGCATTTGGCGAG ATAATCCCTCAATCTGTGTGTTCAAGGTATGGACTAATTGTTGGTGCAAAACTCTCTTTACTAGTTCGGTTGCTTGTCTTGGTCTTCTTTCCTATATCTTACCCCATTAGTAAg CTGTTGGATTGCCTCATCGGAGAAGGGCATTATGCGCTTCTACGACGGCATGAGCTTAAAACATTGGTGGATATGCATGGAATTAag gcagGAAAAGGTGGAGAGTTAACACATGATGAAACTACCATAATTTCTGGAGCTTTGGATATGACACAGAAAACTGCCAAAGATGCTATGACTCCCATATCTGAAATATTTTCGCTTGACATGGAATCGAAACTTGATGA GCAAACAACGGGACTAATATTGAGCAAAGGACATAGTCGTGTACCCATCTACTCTGAAAGCCCCACAAATATCATTGGCCTTATTTTG GTAAAAAATTTGATCAAGCTCCGCCCCGAAGATGAAACACCCATCAAAGATCTTGTTATCAGGAGAATTCCTAG GGTACATGATCGTTTGCCTCTCTACGATTTACTGAATGAATTCCAGAAGGGCCACAGTCACATGGCTGTTGTTATCAAGGGAGTTAGGGAGAGTACTCCTGAGAAGGAAGCCAAGCCTAGCCCAATCaagttaaatattaatttaaattcaaGACAAAGACATGCAGTGAGAAAAG AGACCGATGATCATCAGTTTAGTGGCAGTGAAATTAATGTCAAGCTCGGCGATAATTTAAGCCCACAACCAAAGAAGAAACGGGAGCGAGAAGAAGGAAACATTTCAATTGAAGATTTGGAATCTCTTGCAAATTTAGATGAAGAGGTCATTGGTATCATAACACTGGAGGATGTCATGGAGGAGCTATTGCAG GAGGAAATTCTGGATGAGACAGACGAGTATGTTGATCACGATCCTAAAAA CagaattaaaatcaattatGTGACACCTTCAAGATCTCCTTCAGCAACACCGGATTCTCATTTCCAATGGCGAACTTCCTTGGCATCCCCACTTTCTTCGTATTACCAGACTCCACTGTCTTCGTATAACCATTCTCCAATACTGCATTCACCAGTTTCAGCATATCTTCAATCTCCACACATGAGACCAACTCTATCTCCTTCCCCTCAAAAATCCATGCCAAATTATCCACCAATATATGCAGCCGGTGCACGCTACTCACCATCCTTGCATAAG GTTTCAAGGACATTATATGAGAAGCTGAGGCAGCCTGACGATCCATAG
- the LOC133862731 gene encoding DUF21 domain-containing protein At5g52790-like isoform X3, producing the protein MAANDVPCCEPMFWVYLVICVVLVSFAGLMSGLTLGLMSLSHVDLEVIAKAGQPQDRKNAEKILPIVKNHHLLLCTLLICNAMAMEALPIFVDALLPAWASILISVTLILAFGEIIPQSVCSRYGLIVGAKLSLLVRLLVLVFFPISYPISKLLDCLIGEGHYALLRRHELKTLVDMHGIKAGKGGELTHDETTIISGALDMTQKTAKDAMTPISEIFSLDMESKLDEQTTGLILSKGHSRVPIYSESPTNIIGLILVKNLIKLRPEDETPIKDLVIRRIPRVHDRLPLYDLLNEFQKGHSHMAVVIKGVRESTPEKEAKPSPIKLNINLNSRQRHAVRKVAVKLMSSSAII; encoded by the exons atggcTGCAAATGATGTTCCATGCTGCGAGCCAATGTTCTGGGTGTATCTAGTCATATGCgtggttcttgtgtcttttgCCGGCCTCATGTCAGGCCTTACCCTAGGACTCATGTCCCTTAGCCATGTTGATCTTGAGGTAATCGCCAAGGCTGGTCAGCCCCAAGACAGGAAGAATGCAG AGAAAATTCTCCCAATCGTCAAGAACCATCACTTACTCCTATGTACCCTACTCATATGCAATGCCATGGCAATGGAG GCCCTTCCCATTTTCGTTGATGCACTTCTTCCAGCTTGGGCCTCTATATTGATATCAGTCACCCTCATACTTGCATTTGGCGAG ATAATCCCTCAATCTGTGTGTTCAAGGTATGGACTAATTGTTGGTGCAAAACTCTCTTTACTAGTTCGGTTGCTTGTCTTGGTCTTCTTTCCTATATCTTACCCCATTAGTAAg CTGTTGGATTGCCTCATCGGAGAAGGGCATTATGCGCTTCTACGACGGCATGAGCTTAAAACATTGGTGGATATGCATGGAATTAag gcagGAAAAGGTGGAGAGTTAACACATGATGAAACTACCATAATTTCTGGAGCTTTGGATATGACACAGAAAACTGCCAAAGATGCTATGACTCCCATATCTGAAATATTTTCGCTTGACATGGAATCGAAACTTGATGA GCAAACAACGGGACTAATATTGAGCAAAGGACATAGTCGTGTACCCATCTACTCTGAAAGCCCCACAAATATCATTGGCCTTATTTTG GTAAAAAATTTGATCAAGCTCCGCCCCGAAGATGAAACACCCATCAAAGATCTTGTTATCAGGAGAATTCCTAG GGTACATGATCGTTTGCCTCTCTACGATTTACTGAATGAATTCCAGAAGGGCCACAGTCACATGGCTGTTGTTATCAAGGGAGTTAGGGAGAGTACTCCTGAGAAGGAAGCCAAGCCTAGCCCAATCaagttaaatattaatttaaattcaaGACAAAGACATGCAGTGAGAAAAG TGGCAGTGAAATTAATGTCAAGCTCGGCGATAATTTAA